A stretch of Candidatus Dormiibacterota bacterium DNA encodes these proteins:
- the rsmI gene encoding 16S rRNA (cytidine(1402)-2'-O)-methyltransferase translates to MSTLSVVATPIGNLEDITLRALRTLRECDAVVAEDSRRTRALLTAHGIGEKRVLSLPAFDERRRVPGLVARLDAGENLALVTDGGTPAISDPGSLLVRAAREAGHAVIPVPGASAVTAAISASGLGGGGFVFLGFLPRTPGKLTRTVGAALDGGRTLAFLESPFRLARTLATLAPLLGTREVVVARELTKRHETLHTGTAEQLAALFTATPPRGECTVLVGGSDVGTHAA, encoded by the coding sequence GTGAGCACCCTGTCGGTGGTGGCGACGCCGATCGGCAACCTCGAGGACATCACCCTGAGGGCGCTGCGCACCCTGCGCGAGTGCGACGCCGTGGTCGCCGAGGACAGCCGCCGCACCCGCGCCCTGCTCACCGCCCACGGCATCGGCGAGAAGCGGGTGCTCTCCCTGCCCGCCTTCGACGAGCGCCGCCGGGTGCCCGGGCTGGTGGCCCGGCTCGACGCCGGCGAGAACCTCGCCCTGGTCACCGACGGCGGCACCCCCGCGATCAGCGACCCCGGGTCGCTGCTGGTGCGAGCCGCCCGGGAGGCGGGGCACGCGGTGATCCCGGTGCCCGGCGCCTCGGCGGTGACCGCCGCGATCTCCGCCAGCGGGCTGGGGGGCGGCGGCTTCGTCTTCCTCGGGTTCCTGCCGCGCACCCCGGGCAAGCTGACCCGGACGGTCGGCGCCGCACTCGACGGGGGGCGTACCCTGGCCTTCCTCGAGTCCCCCTTCCGACTCGCCCGCACCCTGGCCACGCTCGCCCCGCTGCTGGGGACCCGCGAGGTGGTGGTCGCCCGCGAGCTCACCAAGCGCCACGAGACCCTGCACACCGGCACCGCCGAGCAGCTGGCGGCGCTCTTCACCGCCACCCCCCCGCGCGGCGAGTGCACCGTGCTGGTGGGCGGCTCCGATGTGGGAACCCACGCAGCATGA